A genomic region of Arachis stenosperma cultivar V10309 chromosome 9, arast.V10309.gnm1.PFL2, whole genome shotgun sequence contains the following coding sequences:
- the LOC130950001 gene encoding uncharacterized mitochondrial protein AtMg01250-like — protein MGFGRRLRAWIIECIRSASISLMVNGAPSKSFKMERGLRQGDPLSPFLFVLVVDVLNRMIREVVRNRRISHLLVGRDNMELSHLQFADDTILFYPLEEEIVRNYKRLLRCFEVMSGLSINFDKSRLIPVNYSQEWIGQMCKLLGCQAANLLVKYLDINLGANPRLVKTWKPVIDKVEEKLSL, from the coding sequence ATGGGGTTCGGAAGAAGATTGAGGGCATGGATTATAGAGTGCATTAGATCAGCTTCTATATCTCTAATGGTTAATGGAGCTCCATCAAAATCGTTCAAGATGGAAAGAGGGCTTCGACAAGGCGACCCGTTATCACCTTTTCTATTCGTTCTCGTTGTAGATGTGCTGAACAGGATGATCAGGGAGGTGGTAAGAAATAGGAGAATATCTCATCTCTTAGTTGGCAGGGACAATATGGAGTTATCCCACCTTCAGTTTGCTGATGACACTATACTGTTCTACCCACTAGAGGAGGAGATAGTGAGAAATTACAAGAGACTCCTGAGGTGTTTTGAAGTCATGTCGGGTTTGAGTATCAACTTTGACAAGTCTAGGTTGATACCGGTAAATTATAGTCAGGAGTGGATTGGTCAAATGTGCAAATTATTAGGATGTCAGGCGGCAAATCTACTAGTGAAGTATCTGGACATTAATCTAGGAGCAAACCCGAGGCTAGTAAAAACTTGGAAGCCAGTAATAGATAAGGTGGAGGAGAAACTGAGTTTGTGA